The Microcebus murinus isolate Inina chromosome 1, M.murinus_Inina_mat1.0, whole genome shotgun sequence genome includes a region encoding these proteins:
- the SLC19A1 gene encoding reduced folate transporter encodes MPASPAAEKQAPAEAGPDLEQKPWRCLVFYLCFYGFMAQMRPGESFITPYLLGPSKNFTQEQVTNEIMPVLSYSYMLVLVPIFLLTDYLRYKPVLLLQGLSYISVWLLLLLGRSVLHMQLMEFFYSVTMAARIAYSSYIFSLVRPARYQRMAGYSRAAVLLGVFTSSVLGQLLVTAGGVSFTTLNYVSLAFLTFSLLLALFLKRPKRSLFFNRGKPLRGASPSELGPMRPGPAPPRGKLQAACKDFVLARMLRELGTSLRLPQLRLWSLWWVFNSAGYYLIVYYVHILWNVVRPATDSARVYNGAADAASTLLGAMTSFAAGFLKIRWALWSKLVIAGITAMQAGLVFLLLSSPSIWPCYAAFVLFRGFYQFLVPIATFQIASSLSKELCALVFGVNTFFATILKTVITLIVADKRGLGLVVHAQFQVYFVYFLVLSGLYLLWAMLDGLWHFRRGHQPLPLAQELRSPMEEKAAQGPSLQDGCLGGPPPHPHPEDSTWASAPTSQGQSPPAPAQPPPLPLPPPSARAGS; translated from the exons ATGCGGCCCGGGGAGAGCTTCATCACGCCCTACCTGCTGGGGCCCAGCAAGAACTTCACGCAGGAGCAG GTCACCAACGAGATCATGCCGGTGCTGTCCTACTCGTACATGCTGGTGCTGGTGCCCATCTTCCTGCTCACCGACTACCTGCGCTACAAGCCGGTGCTGCTGCTGCAGGGCCTGAGCTACATTTCcgtgtggctgctgctgctgctgggccgCTCGGTGCTGCACATGCAGCTCATGGAGTTCTTCTACAGCGTCACCATGGCAGCGCGCATCGCCTACTCCTCCTACATCTTCTCCCTCGTGCGCCCCGCGCGCTACCAGCGCATGGCCGGCTACTCGCGCGCCGCGGTGCTGCTGGGCGTGTTcaccagctctgtgctgggccaGCTGCTGGTCACCGCGGGCGGGGTCTCCTTCACCACGCTCAACTACGTGTCACTGGCCTTCCTCACCTTCAGCCTGCTGCTCGCGCTCTTCCTGAAGCGCCCCAAGCGGAGCCTCTTCTTCAACCGAGGCAAGCCCCTGCGCGGGGCGTCGCCCTCGGAACTGGGCCCCAtgcgccccggccccgcgccgccgcgcGGCAAGCTGCAGGCCGCCTGCAAGGACTTTGTCCTGGCGCGCATGCTGCGGGAGCTGGGGACCAGCCTGCGCCTGCCGCAGCTGCGCCTCTGGTCGCTCTGGTGGGTCTTCAACTCGGCCGGCTACTACCTGATTGTCTACTACGTGCACATCCTGTGGAACGTGGTGCGCCCGGCCACAGACAGCGCGCGTGTCTACAACGGCGCGGCGGATGCCGCCTCCACGCTGCTCG GTGCCATGACGTCCTTCGCCGCCGGCTTCCTGAAGATCCGCTGGGCGCTGTGGTCCAAGCTGGTCATCGCGGGCATCACGGCGATGCAGGCCGGGCTGGTCTTCCTGCTGTTAAGTTCGCCCAGCATCTGGCCCTGCTACGCGGCCTTCGTGCTCTTCCGCGGCTTCTACCAGTTCCTCGTGCCCATCGCCAC GTTCCAGATCGCGTCGTCCCTGTCTAAAGAGCTCTGCGCCCTGGTCTTCGGGGTGAACACGTTCTTCGCCACCATTCTCAAAACCGTCATCACCCTCATCGTTGCAGACAAgcggggcctgggcctggtggTCCACGCCCAG TTCCAGGTCTACTTCGTGTACTTCCTGGTCCTCTCCGGCCTCTACCTCCTGTGGGCCATGCTCGACGGCCTGTGGCACTTCCGGCGGGGCCACCAGCCGCTGCCCCTGGCCCAGGAGCTGAGGAGCCCCATGGAGGAGAAGGCCGCGCAGGGCCCCAGCCTGCAGGACGGCTGCCTCGGTGGCCCGCCACCGCACCCGCACCCGGAGGACAGCACCTGGGCCTCTGCGCCCACCTCGCAGGGGCAGAGCCCacccgcccctgcccagcccccgcccctgcccctgcccccgcccagcGCGCGGGCCGGCTCCTGA